Proteins encoded together in one Salarchaeum sp. JOR-1 window:
- a CDS encoding endonuclease NucS domain-containing protein, with translation MQDSTRVLAGDCTVTYENGRTTTQRGEVVVLVKPDNTVLVHDDAGYQPAAWLTRPNSVQFERDTSGFALVATKNEERLRVDSNADYGSAHYPVTPAGPTVGTCPDCASTLVRDGARVTCLGCRTAYALPRDATLTETTCEDCGLPTFRADRGDTFECCLDRTCDSLDDAVIGAFDAEWTCRCGSLLGIERRRALDAVCPDCDAVYRIPSGVVDGACDCGLPAFDTPSGRRCLDATCDRNQ, from the coding sequence ATGCAGGACTCCACCCGCGTCCTCGCCGGCGACTGCACCGTCACGTACGAGAACGGCCGCACCACCACCCAGCGCGGCGAAGTCGTCGTGCTCGTGAAACCCGACAACACCGTCCTCGTCCACGACGACGCCGGCTACCAGCCGGCCGCGTGGCTCACCCGCCCGAACTCCGTGCAGTTCGAACGCGACACGTCCGGGTTCGCGCTCGTCGCGACGAAGAACGAGGAACGCCTCCGCGTCGACTCGAACGCCGACTACGGGAGCGCGCATTATCCCGTCACGCCCGCCGGCCCCACCGTCGGCACGTGCCCGGACTGCGCCAGCACGCTCGTTCGGGACGGCGCGCGCGTCACCTGCCTCGGCTGTCGCACCGCCTACGCGCTCCCCCGGGACGCGACGCTCACCGAGACCACCTGCGAGGACTGCGGGCTGCCCACCTTCCGCGCCGACCGCGGCGACACCTTCGAATGCTGTCTCGACCGCACCTGCGACTCCCTCGACGACGCCGTTATCGGCGCGTTCGACGCCGAGTGGACGTGTCGCTGCGGGAGTCTCCTCGGCATCGAGCGGCGGCGCGCGCTCGACGCCGTCTGCCCGGACTGCGACGCCGTCTACCGAATCCCGTCCGGGGTCGTGGACGGCGCCTGCGACTGCGGCCTCCCCGCGTTCGACACGCCGAGCGGCCGGCGGTGTCTGGACGCGACCTGCGACCGCAACCAATAG
- a CDS encoding phenylalanine--tRNA ligase subunit alpha, which produces MQLPRHQLAVLETASADEPRRIDDIADDADLPPETVTGAAFELEEAGLLSVTETVEEELELTEEAREYLDDGLPEVRLYRAAVEAGATDDSVSLGELLGRAGLDGPQVDIALSNLARKGYGTIDAGSVAANPDADPDSDGEAAALASLADGEPVTDESAVDALVRRDLVSRSERTVRTVQLTEAGVTALMEGVETEGGLGQLTPDVLSSGEWRDADFRSYDVEAAAEDVNPGRTHPLREMAENVKDVLVGMGFQEMAGPHVDAEFWINDALFMPQDHPARTHWDQFALSQPSEIRDLPDDLVSRVEDAHRQGVGDDGEGYHSPWTEEMARGLDLRGHTTSLSMRYLSGEAEGDLEPPQRYFSVEKVYRNDTLDATHLLEFFQIEGWVMADDLSVRDLMGTFTEFYSQFGIEDVTFKPHYNPYTEPSFELFGRHPRTGEIIEIGNSGIFRPEVLEPLGVDCDVMAWGLALERLMMLVTGAEDIRDVHGTLVDLDYLRGEEVLY; this is translated from the coding sequence ATGCAACTGCCACGACATCAGCTCGCGGTGCTCGAAACCGCGAGCGCCGACGAACCCAGGCGAATCGACGACATCGCGGACGACGCCGACCTGCCGCCGGAGACGGTGACGGGCGCGGCGTTCGAACTCGAAGAAGCAGGCTTGCTCTCCGTCACTGAGACGGTCGAGGAGGAACTCGAACTCACCGAGGAAGCCCGCGAGTACCTCGACGACGGCCTGCCCGAGGTTCGGCTCTACCGGGCGGCCGTCGAGGCGGGCGCGACCGACGACTCCGTGTCGCTCGGGGAACTCCTCGGACGCGCCGGCCTGGACGGCCCGCAGGTGGACATCGCGCTGTCGAACCTCGCGCGGAAGGGCTACGGCACCATCGACGCCGGGAGCGTCGCCGCGAACCCCGACGCCGACCCCGACAGCGACGGGGAGGCCGCGGCGCTCGCGAGCCTCGCCGACGGCGAACCCGTCACCGACGAGTCCGCTGTGGACGCGCTCGTCCGCCGCGATCTCGTCTCGCGCTCCGAGCGAACCGTCCGAACTGTCCAGCTCACCGAGGCGGGCGTCACCGCGCTCATGGAGGGCGTCGAAACCGAGGGCGGCCTCGGACAGCTCACGCCCGACGTGCTCTCCTCCGGCGAGTGGCGGGACGCCGACTTTCGGTCGTACGACGTGGAAGCCGCCGCGGAGGACGTGAACCCCGGCCGCACTCACCCGCTCCGCGAGATGGCGGAGAACGTCAAGGACGTGCTCGTCGGCATGGGCTTCCAGGAGATGGCGGGCCCGCACGTCGACGCCGAGTTCTGGATCAACGACGCGCTGTTCATGCCCCAAGACCATCCCGCGCGCACCCACTGGGACCAGTTCGCGCTCTCCCAGCCGAGCGAAATCCGCGACCTCCCCGACGACCTCGTCTCCCGGGTCGAGGACGCACACCGCCAGGGCGTCGGCGACGACGGCGAGGGCTACCACAGCCCGTGGACGGAGGAGATGGCGCGCGGCCTCGACCTCCGCGGGCACACCACCTCCCTCTCCATGCGCTACCTCTCCGGGGAGGCCGAGGGCGACCTCGAACCCCCGCAGCGGTACTTCAGCGTCGAGAAAGTGTACCGGAACGACACGCTCGACGCCACGCACCTCCTCGAATTCTTCCAGATAGAGGGCTGGGTGATGGCGGACGACCTCAGCGTCAGAGACCTCATGGGAACCTTCACGGAGTTCTACAGCCAGTTCGGAATCGAGGACGTGACGTTCAAACCCCACTACAATCCCTACACGGAGCCGTCGTTCGAACTGTTCGGCCGACACCCCCGCACGGGCGAAATCATCGAGATCGGGAACTCCGGCATCTTCCGGCCCGAAGTCCTGGAGCCGCTCGGCGTGGACTGCGACGTGATGGCGTGGGGGCTCGCCTTGGAGCGTCTGATGATGCTCGTCACCGGCGCGGAGGACATCCGGGACGTGCACGGGACGCTCGTCGACCTCGACTACCTCCGCGGCGAGGAGGTGCTGTACTGA
- a CDS encoding tryptophan--tRNA ligase gives MTDDTPRDDGTAGADDVTLDPWGSSTVSDYEKLFGEFGIEAFDDLLDEVPNPHYLMRRAIIFGHRDYRRVLDAMRADEPFAALSGFMPTGDPHIGHKLVFDEIIWHQEQGGDAYALIADLEANAARGLTWEEIDEHSRNYLLSLLALGFDPEEGTLYRQSENRELQDLAFELGAEANFSELEAIYGFGGETDVSHMQSVVTQMADILYPQLDEPKPTVIPVGPDQDPHIRLARDLASRARYFKVTEAYASFELTDDERPLVARAYDAREEYADDAETPRCVEAAEWLADRGVDAFPEGVDEAMLSATIEKLENAGMEPLRPRTRFFDRNATDDAFEALIDAVEGEKRVFEGHVDAFDLTEAEARDLAQDVEVEHGGYGFVPPSSVYHRFMTGLTGGKMSSSIPASHISLLDDPETGYEKVKSATTGGRQSAEEQREKGGRPDDCPVYELYAYLLAADDDEFAERVYEECRNGDRLCGDCKEQAAELMREFLADHQEKRAEVEDLLEDADIQLTSTRA, from the coding sequence ATGACTGACGACACACCACGCGACGACGGCACGGCCGGCGCGGACGACGTCACCCTCGACCCCTGGGGGTCGTCGACCGTCTCCGACTACGAGAAACTGTTCGGCGAGTTCGGCATCGAGGCGTTCGACGACCTCCTCGACGAGGTGCCGAACCCCCACTACCTGATGCGGCGCGCCATCATCTTCGGCCACCGGGATTACCGCCGCGTTCTCGACGCGATGCGCGCGGACGAACCGTTCGCGGCGCTCTCCGGGTTCATGCCGACCGGCGACCCCCACATCGGGCACAAGCTCGTGTTCGACGAGATAATCTGGCATCAAGAGCAGGGCGGGGACGCGTACGCGCTCATCGCCGACCTGGAAGCGAACGCCGCGCGCGGCCTCACCTGGGAGGAGATAGACGAACACTCGCGGAACTACCTCCTGAGCCTGCTCGCGCTCGGATTCGACCCCGAAGAAGGGACACTGTACCGGCAGTCGGAGAACCGCGAACTCCAGGACTTGGCGTTCGAACTCGGCGCGGAAGCGAACTTCAGCGAGCTCGAAGCCATCTACGGGTTCGGCGGCGAGACGGACGTCTCGCACATGCAGTCCGTCGTCACGCAGATGGCGGACATCCTCTACCCGCAGTTGGACGAGCCGAAGCCGACCGTGATTCCCGTCGGCCCCGACCAAGACCCCCACATTCGACTCGCGCGCGACCTCGCGTCCCGGGCTCGATACTTCAAGGTCACTGAGGCGTACGCGAGTTTCGAGCTCACCGACGACGAACGCCCGCTGGTCGCGCGCGCCTACGACGCCCGCGAGGAGTACGCGGACGACGCCGAGACGCCGCGGTGTGTCGAGGCCGCGGAGTGGCTCGCCGACCGAGGCGTCGACGCGTTCCCCGAGGGCGTGGACGAAGCGATGCTCTCCGCCACGATCGAGAAACTGGAGAACGCCGGGATGGAACCGCTTCGCCCCCGCACCCGCTTCTTCGACCGGAACGCCACGGACGACGCGTTCGAGGCGCTCATCGACGCCGTCGAGGGCGAGAAACGCGTGTTCGAGGGGCACGTGGACGCGTTCGACCTCACCGAGGCCGAGGCGCGCGACCTCGCACAGGACGTAGAGGTCGAACACGGCGGGTACGGGTTCGTCCCGCCCTCTTCGGTCTACCACCGGTTCATGACGGGGCTCACGGGCGGGAAAATGAGCTCCTCGATTCCCGCCAGCCACATCAGCCTCCTCGACGACCCCGAGACGGGCTACGAGAAGGTCAAGTCGGCGACGACGGGCGGCCGGCAGAGCGCCGAGGAACAGCGCGAGAAGGGCGGCCGGCCCGACGACTGCCCCGTCTACGAACTGTACGCGTACCTCCTCGCGGCGGACGACGACGAGTTCGCCGAGCGCGTGTACGAGGAGTGCCGGAACGGCGACCGCCTCTGCGGGGACTGCAAGGAACAGGCCGCCGAACTGATGCGGGAGTTCCTCGCCGACCACCAGGAGAAACGCGCGGAAGTCGAAGACCTCCTGGAGGACGCGGACATCCAGCTCACGTCCACGCGGGCGTAG
- the endA gene encoding tRNA-intron lyase translates to MNGHARDGLVHVGGDARQRFYDSRGYGRPRDGDDVVLAPVEAAHLLFRGDLDAVEVDGNDCGFADYLARQNAGFGARFVVYADLRDRGFYLSPARDGWVDDSEGIDFVVYPRGDGPWDDTEAYRIRTVSERADVAASALGDVTLAVVDEESDITYFETERLAVPDDTPETPPAADGVLLDDRVVVWEPPERLHHEFFYGQPLTGRAAEHAPLQLSLVEAAHLAAVGALSVEGGVEAVVERGRDAEGGRFDRRLRAYRALRDAGYTPKTGFKFGADFRVYHDIEDADNLGHSPWLVRSLPADHTFSPRDVALDVRLAHGVRKRMVFALDAQDSPDWLAVSRLTP, encoded by the coding sequence ATGAACGGACACGCGCGCGACGGACTCGTCCACGTCGGCGGGGACGCCCGTCAGCGCTTCTACGACTCCCGTGGGTACGGGCGGCCGCGGGACGGCGACGACGTGGTGCTCGCGCCCGTCGAGGCCGCCCACCTCCTGTTCCGCGGCGACCTCGACGCCGTCGAAGTCGACGGGAACGACTGCGGGTTCGCGGACTACCTCGCCCGACAGAACGCGGGGTTCGGCGCGCGGTTCGTCGTGTACGCCGACCTCCGCGACCGCGGGTTCTACCTCTCGCCCGCCCGCGACGGCTGGGTCGACGATTCGGAGGGGATCGACTTCGTGGTCTACCCGCGCGGGGACGGCCCGTGGGACGACACGGAGGCGTACCGGATTCGCACCGTGAGCGAACGCGCCGACGTGGCCGCGAGCGCGCTCGGGGACGTGACGCTCGCCGTCGTGGACGAGGAGAGCGACATCACGTACTTCGAGACCGAACGCCTCGCGGTCCCCGACGACACGCCGGAGACGCCGCCCGCGGCCGACGGCGTGCTCCTCGACGACCGCGTCGTGGTCTGGGAGCCGCCCGAACGCCTCCACCACGAGTTCTTCTACGGCCAGCCGCTCACGGGACGCGCCGCCGAGCACGCGCCGCTCCAGCTGTCGCTCGTGGAGGCCGCGCACCTCGCCGCGGTCGGCGCGCTGTCCGTCGAGGGCGGCGTCGAAGCCGTCGTCGAGCGCGGCCGGGACGCCGAGGGCGGCCGGTTCGACCGCCGGCTCCGCGCGTACCGCGCGCTCCGCGACGCCGGCTACACGCCCAAGACCGGGTTCAAGTTCGGCGCGGACTTCCGCGTCTACCACGACATCGAGGACGCCGACAACCTCGGACACTCCCCCTGGCTCGTGCGCTCGCTCCCCGCCGACCACACGTTCTCCCCGCGGGACGTGGCGCTCGACGTCCGGCTCGCGCACGGCGTGCGGAAGCGAATGGTTTTTGCGCTGGACGCACAGGATTCACCCGACTGGCTCGCGGTCTCCCGACTCACTCCATGA
- a CDS encoding MATE family efflux transporter, whose amino-acid sequence MFDVSNEDMVEGRLTRTLLLLAAPLVAQNFVAVAQQVVDVFFVGRVGEDAVAGVGLVVPLTALSLVPAMLAITGTHVLTSQRLGAGDDEGARRVVWAGVVLSIALQIVVAVVALLFADTLVSLLGADGAVADYAAIYLQVYAVGTLAAGASDVLEMGLLASGDSTAALYINLASFGSNLVLDPFLILGWGPIPRLEVFGAALATALGFVFGLLIAVSVTFRGTRNFSLSPGSFTFDTDVAREMVSVGWPAAGQRTARHAARVAVIAVVSFTAGSAGLAAYTVGARISTVAFVPAIGLGNAATSVVGQNLGAENTDRARRTTWVAVAVAVIGLSAFAAIQLAIPETIATVFAPTLTAEGLALTADYLVILAFGYWALGAIYTVESGFNGAGKTDVSMYATMLQYWAVRVPVATVGSGILGVGLGYGVHAVFWAVTLSNVAAAVGLCVYFWYSTTDGMLRRAADSASAD is encoded by the coding sequence ATGTTTGACGTATCGAACGAAGATATGGTCGAGGGTCGTCTCACGCGCACCCTCCTCCTCCTCGCCGCACCGCTCGTCGCGCAGAACTTCGTCGCCGTCGCCCAGCAGGTCGTCGACGTGTTCTTCGTCGGACGCGTGGGCGAGGACGCGGTCGCCGGCGTCGGCCTCGTCGTCCCGCTGACCGCGCTCTCGCTCGTCCCGGCGATGCTCGCCATCACCGGCACGCACGTCCTCACCTCCCAGCGCCTCGGCGCGGGCGACGACGAGGGCGCGCGCCGCGTCGTCTGGGCGGGCGTCGTCCTCTCCATCGCGCTCCAGATCGTCGTCGCCGTCGTCGCGCTCCTGTTCGCCGACACGCTCGTCTCCCTGCTCGGCGCCGACGGCGCGGTCGCGGACTACGCCGCCATCTACCTCCAGGTGTACGCCGTCGGGACGCTCGCCGCCGGCGCGAGCGACGTGCTCGAAATGGGATTGCTCGCGTCCGGCGACTCGACGGCCGCGCTCTACATCAACCTCGCCTCGTTCGGATCGAACCTCGTCCTCGACCCCTTCCTCATCCTCGGCTGGGGCCCCATCCCCCGCCTCGAGGTGTTCGGCGCGGCGCTCGCCACCGCCCTCGGCTTCGTGTTCGGTCTCCTGATCGCCGTCTCCGTCACGTTCCGCGGCACCCGGAACTTCTCGCTCTCCCCCGGGTCGTTCACGTTCGACACGGACGTGGCGCGCGAGATGGTGTCCGTCGGCTGGCCCGCTGCCGGCCAGCGCACCGCCCGACACGCCGCCCGCGTCGCGGTCATCGCCGTCGTCTCCTTCACCGCCGGGTCGGCCGGCCTCGCCGCGTACACCGTCGGGGCGCGCATCTCCACCGTCGCGTTCGTCCCCGCCATCGGCCTCGGGAACGCCGCGACCAGCGTCGTCGGACAGAACCTCGGCGCGGAGAACACCGACCGCGCCAGACGCACCACGTGGGTCGCCGTCGCTGTCGCCGTCATCGGGCTCTCCGCGTTCGCCGCGATCCAACTCGCGATACCCGAAACCATCGCCACCGTGTTCGCGCCCACGCTCACCGCCGAGGGGCTCGCGCTCACCGCGGACTACCTCGTGATTCTCGCGTTCGGGTACTGGGCGCTCGGCGCGATCTACACCGTCGAATCCGGGTTCAACGGCGCGGGCAAGACCGACGTGTCGATGTACGCGACGATGCTCCAGTACTGGGCCGTCCGCGTCCCCGTCGCCACGGTCGGTTCGGGAATCCTCGGCGTCGGCCTCGGGTACGGCGTCCACGCCGTCTTCTGGGCGGTGACGCTCTCGAACGTCGCCGCCGCCGTCGGCCTCTGCGTCTACTTCTGGTACTCCACGACAGACGGCATGCTCCGCCGCGCGGCCGACAGCGCGAGCGCGGACTAG
- a CDS encoding DEAD/DEAH box helicase yields the protein MEVAEAVPEFADAFPFEEFNEMQSEAAPALLDTSENVVASAPTGSGKTALAELAICKTLRESGTAVFIAPLRALTNEKESEWERFESLGYSVYVVTGERDLNPRRAERADVLVMTPEKLDSATRKHDSPRYSFVTDVDLVVIDEVHLLDSEHRGSVLEVVVARMRRLCDPRVVALSATMPNIGDVANWLDAPPETTFEFGDDYRPVDLHADVRTYTHGDNAFADKYRRLFTALDLAEPHLREDGQALVFVSSRQDTVQAAKKSRDEIAERDIPMGARGDYDFHTESEQLDNSTLRKSVLDGVAFHHAGLSTNDKNLVEQWFREGKIELLFSTSTLAWGVNLPARCVVIRDTKLHDPLEGEVDMSPLDVLQMLGRAGRPGYDDVGYGWVVCDTSDADKYRRLLREGKEIESRLADSLPEHLNAEVAMGTIRGVGDVMDWLETTFYYHRAQSEPDDYDFAGLRDRVRDHLDTLRGRGFVEADDDLGLSATTLGILTSTYYLRMETAEAFHDLATNDALDEEAILAAVASAREFDSVSARQSERDAIQSSLRDRGSDLESGPRKVLAILYANTRGSVPPELRSDAWVITQNALRLLAALAEFFERFDRPRGANLAHRLEARIDTGVPRRAVGLTALDGVGAGRAHKLADEGIETPADAYDAGVEGLVDAGLSGGVAESVYEQATDAPRVGFDWGDFPDAIALGENELCEVAVTNDGGGASAYVSVRVNDTEMTEKTAFLTDSLQVPVGVFGASADELTYEVEVVFPDLPLLPVSETRTVRVA from the coding sequence ATGGAGGTCGCCGAAGCGGTTCCGGAGTTCGCGGACGCCTTCCCCTTCGAGGAGTTCAACGAGATGCAGTCCGAGGCCGCGCCGGCGCTCCTCGACACCTCGGAGAACGTCGTCGCGTCCGCACCGACCGGGTCCGGGAAGACCGCGCTCGCCGAACTCGCCATCTGCAAGACCCTCCGCGAGAGCGGCACCGCGGTGTTCATCGCGCCCCTGCGCGCGCTCACCAACGAGAAGGAATCGGAGTGGGAGCGCTTCGAATCCCTCGGCTACTCCGTGTACGTCGTCACGGGCGAACGCGACCTGAACCCCCGGCGCGCCGAGCGCGCGGACGTGCTCGTGATGACGCCGGAGAAACTCGACTCCGCCACTCGAAAACACGACAGTCCCCGGTACTCGTTCGTCACGGACGTAGACCTCGTGGTCATCGACGAAGTCCACCTCCTCGACTCCGAACACCGCGGGTCGGTGCTCGAAGTCGTGGTCGCGCGGATGCGGCGGCTCTGCGACCCCCGGGTCGTCGCGCTCTCCGCGACGATGCCGAACATCGGCGACGTGGCGAACTGGCTCGACGCGCCCCCGGAGACGACGTTCGAGTTCGGGGACGACTACCGGCCCGTCGACCTGCACGCGGACGTGCGGACGTACACGCACGGCGACAACGCCTTCGCCGACAAGTACAGGCGGCTCTTTACCGCGCTCGACCTCGCGGAACCCCACCTGCGCGAGGACGGGCAGGCCTTGGTGTTCGTCTCCAGCCGCCAGGACACCGTGCAGGCCGCGAAGAAGTCCCGGGACGAGATCGCGGAACGCGACATCCCGATGGGCGCGCGCGGCGACTACGACTTCCACACCGAGAGCGAGCAGTTGGACAACAGCACGCTCCGGAAGTCCGTGCTGGACGGCGTCGCGTTCCACCACGCCGGGCTCTCCACGAACGACAAGAACCTCGTCGAGCAGTGGTTCCGCGAGGGCAAAATCGAACTCCTCTTCTCCACCTCGACGCTCGCGTGGGGCGTCAACCTCCCCGCGCGCTGCGTCGTGATACGGGACACGAAACTCCACGACCCCCTCGAGGGCGAAGTGGACATGAGCCCGCTCGACGTGCTCCAGATGCTCGGCCGCGCGGGCCGCCCCGGCTACGACGACGTGGGCTACGGCTGGGTCGTCTGCGACACGTCGGACGCCGACAAGTACCGCCGCCTGCTCCGGGAGGGAAAGGAGATAGAGTCCCGGCTCGCGGACAGCCTCCCCGAACACCTGAACGCGGAGGTGGCGATGGGCACCATCCGCGGCGTCGGCGACGTGATGGACTGGCTCGAAACCACGTTCTACTACCACCGCGCGCAGTCCGAACCCGACGACTACGACTTCGCCGGGCTCCGCGACCGCGTCCGCGACCACCTCGACACCCTCCGCGGCCGCGGGTTCGTCGAAGCCGACGACGACCTCGGCCTCTCGGCGACCACACTCGGTATTCTCACCTCGACGTACTACCTCCGGATGGAGACCGCCGAGGCCTTCCACGACCTCGCGACGAACGACGCCCTCGACGAGGAAGCGATACTCGCGGCGGTCGCGTCCGCCCGCGAGTTCGACAGCGTGAGCGCCCGGCAGTCCGAACGGGACGCGATCCAGTCCTCGCTCCGCGACCGCGGGAGCGACCTCGAATCCGGCCCGCGGAAGGTGCTCGCAATCCTCTACGCCAACACGCGGGGGAGCGTGCCGCCCGAACTCCGGAGCGACGCCTGGGTCATCACGCAGAACGCGCTCCGGCTGCTCGCGGCGCTCGCGGAGTTCTTCGAGCGCTTCGACCGCCCGCGCGGCGCGAACCTCGCGCACCGACTGGAGGCGCGCATCGACACCGGCGTCCCCCGGCGGGCCGTCGGCCTCACCGCCCTGGACGGCGTTGGCGCGGGCCGCGCGCACAAACTCGCCGACGAGGGAATCGAGACGCCGGCGGACGCCTACGACGCGGGCGTCGAGGGCCTCGTGGACGCCGGGCTCTCCGGCGGCGTCGCGGAGAGCGTGTACGAGCAGGCGACCGACGCCCCCCGGGTAGGCTTCGACTGGGGCGACTTCCCCGACGCCATCGCGCTCGGCGAGAACGAGCTGTGCGAGGTCGCGGTGACGAACGACGGCGGCGGCGCGAGCGCGTACGTGAGCGTGCGCGTGAACGACACCGAGATGACCGAGAAGACCGCGTTCCTCACGGACTCCCTCCAGGTTCCCGTGGGCGTGTTCGGCGCGAGCGCGGACGAACTCACCTACGAGGTCGAAGTCGTCTTCCCCGACCTCCCGCTCCTGCCCGTCTCCGAGACGCGAACGGTGCGCGTGGCGTAG